From the Spiroplasma chrysopicola DF-1 genome, one window contains:
- the rplN gene encoding 50S ribosomal protein L14 — MIQQESRLRVADNTGAKEVLVIKNLGGSWRKFTNIGDIVVCTIKKAVPGGMVKKGQVVKAVIVRTKRGLKRDDGTQIQFSENAVVIIKEDKSPRGTRIFGPIAREVKEAGFVKIASLAPEVL; from the coding sequence ATGATTCAACAAGAGTCGCGCTTAAGAGTTGCGGATAATACAGGGGCAAAAGAAGTTTTAGTAATTAAAAACTTAGGTGGTTCATGACGTAAGTTTACGAATATTGGGGATATTGTAGTATGTACTATTAAAAAAGCTGTACCTGGCGGAATGGTTAAAAAAGGACAAGTTGTTAAAGCGGTTATTGTGCGAACAAAACGTGGATTGAAAAGAGATGATGGAACTCAAATTCAATTCTCAGAAAATGCAGTTGTAATTATTAAAGAAGATAAATCACCACGAGGAACACGGATCTTCGGACCAATCGCAAGGGAAGTTAAAGAAGCTGGATTTGTAAAAATCGCTTCATTAGCCCCAGAAGTATTATAG
- the rplE gene encoding 50S ribosomal protein L5 gives MIRLEEKYKKTIAKELFKEQGYSSVMEVPVVKKIVVNMGAGDATSNTKVIEDITNELGLITGQKALITKAKKSIASFKLREGMPIGAKVTLRGKKMYEFLDKLINIALPRVRDFRGVSSSGYDGRGNYTLGIKEQIIFPEIDYDKVKRVRGMDITIVTNAKNNQDAHALLVKMGMPFKK, from the coding sequence ATGATTCGTTTAGAAGAAAAATACAAAAAAACAATTGCCAAAGAATTATTCAAAGAGCAAGGATATAGTTCAGTAATGGAAGTACCAGTTGTTAAAAAAATTGTTGTTAATATGGGAGCAGGGGATGCAACAAGCAACACAAAAGTAATCGAAGATATTACAAATGAATTAGGATTAATTACTGGCCAAAAAGCCTTAATTACGAAAGCAAAAAAATCAATCGCATCATTTAAACTACGTGAAGGAATGCCAATTGGGGCCAAAGTAACTTTGCGTGGTAAAAAAATGTATGAATTTTTAGATAAATTAATTAATATTGCTTTACCACGAGTAAGAGACTTCCGTGGGGTTAGTTCATCAGGATATGATGGACGAGGAAATTACACATTAGGAATTAAAGAACAAATTATTTTCCCAGAAATTGATTATGATAAAGTAAAAAGAGTTCGTGGGATGGATATTACAATTGTTACAAATGCCAAAAACAATCAAGATGCACACGCATTATTAGTAAAAATGGGAATGCCATTTAAAAAATAG
- the rpsC gene encoding 30S ribosomal protein S3, translating into MGHKVSPTGLRVGVIKNWDSRWYSEDMYVKWVHDDINIRKALIKVLGDAVSTIEIEKTKSTIVIFIRTARVGVVLGQEGKNIPELIKLVRKTIKDRKIEVKINVVEVKNPDLDAQLVANTIASQIVNRASFRTVQKIAIKKALKAGAKGIKTSVSGRLGGVDMARREGYIEGTVPLATLRSDIDYGFAEALTTYGQIGVKVWICKGEILGKDLVSLSTSDEKSKFDKPRFDKPRFERRESNYRPNNNSKEAK; encoded by the coding sequence ATGGGACATAAAGTAAGTCCAACTGGTTTAAGAGTTGGAGTCATTAAAAATTGAGATTCAAGATGATATTCAGAAGACATGTATGTTAAATGAGTCCATGATGATATTAATATTCGTAAAGCTTTAATTAAGGTATTAGGTGATGCTGTTTCAACAATTGAAATAGAGAAAACTAAAAGTACTATTGTTATCTTTATTAGAACTGCTCGTGTTGGGGTTGTTTTAGGACAAGAAGGGAAAAATATCCCAGAGTTAATTAAGTTAGTTCGTAAAACAATCAAAGACCGTAAAATTGAAGTCAAAATTAATGTTGTTGAAGTTAAAAACCCTGATTTAGATGCACAATTAGTAGCAAATACAATTGCTTCACAAATTGTTAACCGGGCATCTTTTAGAACAGTACAAAAAATTGCGATTAAAAAAGCTTTAAAAGCTGGAGCAAAAGGAATTAAAACTTCAGTTTCAGGACGTTTAGGGGGAGTTGATATGGCCCGCCGTGAAGGTTATATTGAAGGAACAGTACCATTAGCAACATTACGTAGTGATATTGATTATGGTTTCGCTGAAGCGTTAACAACTTATGGTCAAATCGGAGTTAAAGTTTGAATCTGTAAAGGGGAAATTTTAGGAAAAGACCTAGTATCATTAAGTACTAGTGATGAAAAATCAAAATTTGATAAACCAAGATTTGATAAACCAAGATTTGAACGCCGTGAATCAAATTACCGTCCAAATAATAATTCTAAGGAGGCGAAATAA
- a CDS encoding type Z 30S ribosomal protein S14: MAKKSLKVKQQRHPKFKTRGYTRCGQCGRPHAVLRKYNLCRICFRNLAYKGQIPGVKKASW; encoded by the coding sequence ATGGCGAAAAAATCATTAAAAGTTAAACAACAACGTCATCCAAAATTTAAAACACGTGGATATACTCGTTGTGGACAATGTGGTCGACCACATGCCGTTTTACGTAAATATAACTTATGCCGTATTTGCTTTAGAAATTTAGCATACAAAGGCCAAATTCCTGGGGTAAAGAAAGCTTCATGGTAG
- the rplR gene encoding 50S ribosomal protein L18, which translates to MTNSRSKNRKRRHFRVRAKISGTTSIPRLNVFKSNGHFYAQLIDDVKQTTIVSASTLKMADLKSTSNIAAAEKVGQEIAKQAIAKKITTVVFDRGGYLYHGKVKAFAEAARQAGLKF; encoded by the coding sequence ATGACAAATTCACGTAGTAAAAATCGTAAAAGAAGACATTTCCGTGTTAGAGCAAAAATTAGCGGCACAACCTCTATTCCACGTTTGAATGTATTCAAATCAAATGGACATTTTTATGCCCAATTAATTGATGATGTTAAGCAAACAACTATTGTGTCAGCCTCAACTTTAAAAATGGCTGATTTAAAATCAACAAGCAATATTGCGGCGGCCGAAAAAGTTGGGCAAGAAATTGCCAAACAAGCGATCGCTAAAAAAATCACAACCGTTGTATTTGACCGTGGAGGGTATTTATACCATGGAAAAGTAAAAGCATTTGCTGAAGCTGCTCGTCAAGCAGGACTGAAGTTTTAA
- the rplX gene encoding 50S ribosomal protein L24 — MNKFKFKKGDLVKVISGKHKGVEGPIMKVLREKNRVIIEGITNTKHVKPSQDNTEGGIQQVPASVHISNVALIDPKNKKEITKIGYQVNDNGKKIRVARKSKAHLA, encoded by the coding sequence ATGAATAAATTTAAATTTAAAAAAGGTGACTTAGTTAAAGTTATAAGCGGAAAACATAAAGGTGTTGAAGGCCCAATTATGAAAGTTTTACGTGAAAAAAATCGTGTGATTATCGAAGGAATTACAAATACAAAGCATGTTAAACCATCACAAGACAATACTGAAGGAGGAATTCAACAAGTTCCAGCATCAGTTCATATTTCAAATGTTGCATTAATCGACCCAAAAAATAAAAAAGAAATAACAAAAATTGGTTATCAAGTTAATGACAATGGTAAAAAAATCCGTGTTGCTCGTAAATCGAAAGCGCACTTAGCTTAA
- the rpsS gene encoding 30S ribosomal protein S19 produces the protein MSRSLKKGPFADQHLIKKVEDLNKANKKEVIKTWSRRSTIFPDFIGHTFAVHNGKEHIPVYVTEDMVGHKLGEFSPTRKFGGHGDDKKKKK, from the coding sequence ATGTCAAGAAGTCTTAAAAAAGGACCATTTGCTGATCAACACTTAATTAAAAAAGTTGAAGACTTAAATAAAGCAAATAAAAAAGAAGTAATAAAAACTTGATCAAGAAGAAGTACAATTTTCCCAGATTTTATAGGTCATACCTTTGCGGTGCATAATGGAAAAGAACATATTCCCGTTTATGTTACAGAAGATATGGTTGGACATAAATTAGGAGAATTTTCTCCAACACGTAAATTCGGTGGTCATGGTGACGACAAGAAAAAGAAAAAATAA
- the rpsE gene encoding 30S ribosomal protein S5, with the protein MAEKKENVVEQTTPVENSPVKAEGNSVGTRENKSGQTGFTPRRDSNQRWDKNNDRRRNNLEENPFEEKVVTINRVTKVTKGGRHFRFAAVVVIGDKKGRVGFGTGKANEVPDAIKKAIKEAKKQLVRVPIVGTTVPHEVIGHFGSSKVLIKPAKKGTGVIAGGPARAIIELAGLADVYTKSLGSNTPINMIRATLEGLRELRTIDQISKLRNKTPEELKG; encoded by the coding sequence ATGGCAGAAAAAAAAGAAAATGTTGTAGAACAAACAACACCAGTTGAAAATTCACCAGTTAAAGCAGAAGGTAATAGTGTTGGAACAAGAGAAAACAAAAGCGGACAAACAGGATTTACTCCTCGTCGCGACAGTAATCAACGTTGAGATAAAAACAATGACCGTCGTCGTAACAATTTAGAAGAAAATCCGTTTGAAGAAAAAGTTGTTACAATTAATCGTGTTACAAAAGTTACAAAAGGGGGGCGTCACTTCCGTTTCGCTGCTGTTGTTGTAATTGGTGATAAAAAAGGCCGTGTTGGCTTTGGAACAGGAAAAGCAAATGAAGTTCCTGACGCGATTAAAAAAGCAATTAAAGAAGCAAAAAAACAACTTGTTCGTGTCCCAATTGTTGGAACAACAGTTCCTCATGAAGTAATTGGCCACTTTGGTTCATCAAAAGTTTTAATTAAACCAGCCAAAAAAGGGACTGGAGTTATTGCTGGAGGACCAGCACGAGCAATTATTGAATTAGCAGGATTAGCAGATGTTTATACAAAATCACTAGGATCAAATACACCAATTAATATGATTAGAGCAACGCTTGAAGGATTAAGAGAACTACGTACAATTGACCAAATTAGTAAATTACGTAATAAAACCCCTGAAGAATTAAAAGGATAA
- the rplB gene encoding 50S ribosomal protein L2: MPIKSFKPVTASRRNMTTMDYSVLTTDRPEKSLTETRKKHAGRNNQGVITTRHKGGGHKVKYRIVDFKRNKDNIVGKIATIEYDPNRNAFICLVNYIDGEKRYILAPKGIKVGMEVISGEKADIKVGNNMKLMNIPEGTMIHNLELRPGKGGQLARSAGSSVQLLGKDDDGKYVTVRLTSGEVRKVLAECRATIGEVGNEDYALINWGKAGRNRWRGIRPTVRGSVMNPIDHPHGGGEGKAPIGRKAPMTPWGKKALGVKTRNKKKASTKLIVRRRPK; encoded by the coding sequence ATGCCAATTAAGAGTTTTAAGCCAGTAACTGCGAGTCGTCGTAATATGACAACAATGGACTACTCAGTTTTAACAACTGATCGTCCCGAAAAATCATTAACAGAAACTCGTAAAAAACATGCTGGACGTAATAACCAAGGGGTTATTACGACAAGACATAAAGGTGGAGGCCATAAAGTTAAATATCGTATTGTTGACTTTAAACGAAATAAAGACAACATTGTTGGTAAAATTGCCACAATTGAATATGACCCAAACCGTAACGCCTTTATTTGTTTAGTAAATTATATTGATGGAGAAAAAAGATATATTTTAGCTCCAAAAGGGATCAAAGTTGGAATGGAAGTTATCAGTGGTGAAAAAGCTGATATTAAAGTTGGAAACAACATGAAATTAATGAATATTCCTGAAGGAACAATGATTCATAACTTAGAATTACGCCCTGGGAAGGGTGGACAGTTAGCTCGTTCAGCTGGTTCATCAGTCCAATTATTAGGAAAAGATGACGATGGTAAATATGTTACTGTTCGTTTAACATCAGGAGAGGTACGTAAAGTCTTAGCAGAATGTCGTGCCACAATTGGTGAAGTCGGAAATGAAGACTATGCCTTAATTAATTGAGGTAAAGCCGGAAGAAACCGTTGACGAGGAATTCGTCCAACTGTTCGTGGGTCAGTAATGAACCCAATTGATCACCCCCATGGTGGTGGAGAAGGAAAAGCTCCAATTGGACGAAAAGCACCAATGACACCATGAGGCAAAAAAGCATTAGGAGTAAAAACTCGTAATAAGAAAAAAGCTTCAACTAAATTAATTGTTAGAAGACGTCCTAAATAA
- the rplF gene encoding 50S ribosomal protein L6 — MSRIGNRELKIPAGVEVTIQNNSVIVKGSKGQLEQTIPSVIKVENTDGVITTKRSNEIKHTKQLHGTINSLIQGMLEGVSKGFKKELEINGVGYKAALQGNKITLNLGYSHPIEYNIPQGITVTIPKPTQIVVEGISKQLVGEVAANIRSYRKPEPYKGKGIKYKNEYIIRKEGKSAGK, encoded by the coding sequence ATGTCACGTATTGGTAATCGCGAATTAAAAATTCCAGCAGGAGTAGAAGTAACAATTCAAAATAATAGTGTGATTGTAAAAGGATCAAAAGGGCAATTAGAACAAACAATTCCAAGTGTAATTAAAGTTGAAAACACTGATGGTGTGATCACAACAAAAAGAAGTAATGAAATTAAACATACTAAACAACTACATGGAACAATTAACTCATTAATTCAAGGAATGCTTGAAGGAGTAAGTAAAGGGTTCAAAAAAGAATTAGAAATTAATGGGGTTGGATATAAAGCAGCCTTACAAGGGAATAAAATTACCCTAAACTTAGGATATTCACATCCAATTGAATATAACATTCCGCAAGGAATTACTGTTACAATCCCAAAACCAACGCAAATTGTGGTGGAAGGAATTTCAAAACAATTAGTCGGAGAAGTTGCTGCAAACATCAGAAGTTATCGTAAACCAGAACCTTACAAAGGGAAAGGGATTAAATATAAAAATGAATACATTATTCGTAAAGAAGGAAAATCAGCTGGTAAATAA
- the rpsQ gene encoding 30S ribosomal protein S17: protein MMERNNRKVLYGRVVSDKSDKTIAVLVETYKNHPLYGKRVKYSKKYLAHDEQNQAHIGDKVSIMETRPLSKIKRFRLVEVIEKAIG, encoded by the coding sequence ATAATGGAAAGAAATAATCGTAAAGTTTTATATGGACGTGTTGTATCTGACAAAAGTGATAAAACAATTGCTGTCTTAGTTGAAACCTACAAAAATCACCCCCTATATGGAAAACGTGTTAAATATTCAAAAAAATATTTAGCCCATGATGAACAAAACCAAGCTCACATTGGAGACAAAGTAAGTATTATGGAAACTCGCCCATTATCAAAAATTAAACGCTTCCGTTTAGTTGAAGTTATTGAAAAAGCAATTGGCTAA
- the rpsH gene encoding 30S ribosomal protein S8, with amino-acid sequence MMIDTIADMLTRIRNANQRLHKSVSMPSSKMKVRIAEILKEEGYIEDFKVEGDAKKELTLSLKYKGKTKVISGLKRISKPGLRVYVPVENVPHVLNGLGIAIISTSKGIMTDKAAKKAHLGGEVIAYVW; translated from the coding sequence ATGATGATTGATACTATCGCAGATATGTTAACTAGAATTAGAAATGCAAACCAAAGATTACACAAAAGTGTATCAATGCCTTCAAGTAAAATGAAAGTAAGAATTGCCGAAATTTTAAAAGAAGAAGGATACATTGAAGATTTCAAAGTTGAAGGGGATGCTAAAAAAGAGTTAACATTATCGCTAAAATATAAAGGTAAAACAAAAGTTATTTCAGGATTAAAAAGAATTTCAAAACCAGGTTTAAGAGTTTACGTACCCGTTGAAAATGTCCCTCATGTTTTAAATGGATTAGGAATTGCAATTATATCTACAAGTAAAGGAATTATGACAGACAAAGCAGCGAAAAAAGCTCACTTAGGTGGCGAAGTAATTGCTTATGTGTGATAG
- the rpmC gene encoding 50S ribosomal protein L29, translating to MISDLNKKSVEELKKLEEESRAELFALKFQSAMGNLEKPDRISKLKKQIARILTILSARRIAGENTTINVKIDLNETYAKIEKESQQFAKERKAKIEKMMAEQSDEGTGDLDLMNLSLDDAMGDLTIPSEDTTVSSAPAMEKTPKVAVKPAPKAALAKAAPKKDVKPAPVAKKPAKVEKPVAAKPAVEKTPKAETKPVAKTTSKTAEIKPAALKAKTAPAPKAAKVAAPAQPNAKEKLSELKNSLGSKTAVGRGTGVKIDLKTKDKDPNAEMYTYGTNWQENRDKIIAATTKKPTTDKNKDKKGTDK from the coding sequence ATGATTAGTGATTTAAACAAAAAATCTGTTGAAGAGTTAAAAAAACTTGAAGAAGAATCAAGAGCAGAATTATTTGCGTTAAAATTCCAATCAGCGATGGGAAACCTAGAAAAACCTGATCGAATTAGCAAATTAAAAAAACAAATTGCTCGTATTCTAACTATTCTATCTGCTCGCCGAATTGCTGGAGAAAATACCACAATTAACGTTAAAATTGATCTAAATGAAACTTATGCCAAAATTGAAAAAGAATCACAACAATTTGCCAAAGAACGTAAAGCCAAAATTGAAAAAATGATGGCTGAACAAAGTGACGAAGGAACTGGTGATCTTGATTTAATGAATTTATCATTAGATGACGCAATGGGAGATTTAACAATACCAAGCGAAGATACAACAGTTTCATCAGCACCAGCGATGGAAAAAACACCAAAGGTGGCAGTTAAACCAGCACCAAAAGCGGCGCTTGCAAAAGCAGCACCAAAAAAGGATGTTAAACCAGCACCAGTTGCGAAAAAACCAGCAAAGGTTGAAAAACCAGTAGCTGCTAAACCAGCAGTGGAAAAAACACCAAAGGCAGAAACTAAACCAGTTGCAAAAACAACATCAAAAACAGCTGAAATTAAACCAGCAGCTTTAAAAGCAAAAACAGCACCAGCACCAAAGGCAGCAAAAGTAGCTGCGCCAGCGCAACCTAATGCAAAAGAAAAATTATCAGAATTAAAAAATTCATTAGGATCAAAAACGGCGGTAGGACGTGGAACTGGCGTTAAAATTGATTTAAAAACAAAAGATAAAGATCCAAATGCAGAAATGTATACATATGGAACAAATTGACAAGAAAACCGCGATAAAATCATCGCTGCAACAACAAAAAAACCAACAACCGACAAAAACAAAGATAAGAAAGGGACAGACAAATAA
- the rpsJ gene encoding 30S ribosomal protein S10, with product MAQTKMRIKLKGYDHRVVDQSIQKIIEAAKAAGVEVKGPIPLPTDREIITILRATHKYKDSREQFEKRTHKRIIDIINPDGPKVIDTLKRVQLPSSVEIEMK from the coding sequence ATGGCTCAAACTAAAATGCGCATTAAATTGAAAGGTTATGACCACCGTGTTGTTGACCAATCAATTCAAAAAATTATTGAAGCTGCGAAAGCCGCTGGAGTTGAAGTAAAAGGACCAATTCCTTTACCAACTGATCGTGAAATTATTACTATTTTACGTGCGACTCACAAATATAAAGATTCACGCGAACAATTTGAAAAGAGAACACATAAAAGAATAATTGATATTATCAATCCAGATGGACCAAAAGTAATTGATACTTTAAAAAGGGTCCAACTACCAAGCAGTGTTGAAATTGAAATGAAATAG
- the rplV gene encoding 50S ribosomal protein L22, translated as MEVKAHLRSIRISPRKVRLVTDLIRNKKVGEAIVILNNINKKSSLPVQKLVKSAVANAVNNNGLDADKLFIKEIFVNEGPTLKRFRPRAHGRAYEILKRTSHVAITVSDGQK; from the coding sequence ATGGAAGTAAAAGCACATTTAAGAAGTATTAGAATTTCTCCTCGTAAAGTCAGATTGGTTACCGATTTAATCCGAAATAAAAAAGTGGGAGAAGCAATAGTTATCTTGAACAATATCAACAAAAAATCATCATTACCAGTTCAAAAATTGGTAAAATCAGCTGTTGCAAATGCAGTTAATAATAACGGTTTAGACGCTGATAAATTATTTATTAAAGAAATCTTCGTTAACGAAGGACCAACATTAAAAAGATTCCGTCCACGAGCACACGGAAGAGCATACGAAATTTTAAAACGGACAAGTCACGTGGCAATTACGGTCAGTGATGGGCAGAAATAA
- the rplW gene encoding 50S ribosomal protein L23 — MHITNVIKKPILSEKTYRNMASGVYTFEVAITANKVQIKKAFETIFEVKVAKVNIINYDPKEKKMGKFVGETKYTKRAIITLKPGEQLDLLGENK; from the coding sequence ATGCATATTACAAATGTGATTAAAAAACCAATTTTATCAGAAAAAACATACCGTAATATGGCAAGTGGTGTTTACACTTTTGAAGTAGCAATTACTGCGAACAAAGTGCAAATCAAAAAAGCCTTTGAAACAATTTTTGAAGTAAAAGTTGCGAAAGTAAATATTATCAACTATGACCCAAAAGAAAAGAAAATGGGAAAATTTGTTGGAGAAACAAAATATACAAAAAGAGCAATTATCACTTTAAAACCAGGAGAACAATTAGATTTATTAGGAGAAAATAAATAA
- a CDS encoding 23S rRNA (pseudouridine(1915)-N(3))-methyltransferase RlmH codes for MDIKLLVIGNLDKPFLQTGCQLYLERIKMYSKIDVIEIKELVNQPVNVLKQNQTKLMIEKLAKSYPDYYKVLLDINGQQIASEQLSAMISEIQTYRQGKLVFIIGPSHGFTDEIHSKVHKIISFGAITLPHQLCRLILLEQVYRAFTIINNEKYHK; via the coding sequence ATGGATATTAAATTGTTAGTCATTGGTAATTTAGATAAACCTTTTTTACAAACGGGATGTCAACTTTATCTTGAACGCATTAAAATGTATAGCAAAATAGATGTGATTGAAATAAAAGAATTAGTAAACCAACCAGTTAATGTTTTAAAGCAAAATCAAACGAAATTAATGATTGAGAAATTGGCGAAAAGTTATCCTGACTACTATAAAGTTTTATTAGATATTAATGGTCAACAAATTGCTAGTGAACAATTAAGTGCAATGATCAGCGAGATTCAAACTTATCGCCAGGGAAAATTAGTTTTTATAATTGGTCCTAGTCATGGTTTTACTGATGAAATTCATAGTAAGGTTCATAAAATTATTAGCTTTGGGGCAATTACTTTGCCTCATCAATTATGTCGTTTGATTTTACTAGAACAAGTTTATCGCGCTTTTACAATTATTAATAATGAAAAATACCATAAATAA
- the rplC gene encoding 50S ribosomal protein L3, translated as MKGILGRKIGMTQVFTTEGKLIPVTVVEVQPNSVLQVLTTEKHGYEALQLAVEDKKVNLVSKPDQGQFKKANTTPKRFVKEIRDMTGYKIGDTIKADIFTAGEFVDVTGTSKGKGFAGSIKRHNYSRGPMGHGSGYHRGVGSMGPIAPNRIFKSKKMPGHMGAEKVTIQNLEIIAIDTAKNAILVKGSIPGPKKQLVVVKESIKGLVPSQPTTLIERTPIKNDTKEVLVKEEVVTPVETPATPEVAVVAE; from the coding sequence ATGAAAGGAATCTTAGGACGTAAAATTGGTATGACACAAGTTTTCACAACTGAAGGAAAACTAATACCAGTTACAGTAGTTGAAGTGCAACCAAACAGTGTTTTACAAGTTTTAACAACAGAAAAACATGGTTATGAAGCATTACAACTAGCTGTTGAAGATAAAAAAGTTAACTTGGTTTCAAAACCAGACCAAGGACAGTTTAAAAAAGCAAACACAACACCTAAGCGCTTCGTAAAAGAAATCAGAGATATGACTGGATATAAAATCGGTGATACTATTAAAGCTGATATCTTTACCGCTGGGGAATTCGTTGATGTAACAGGAACTTCAAAAGGAAAAGGATTTGCCGGGTCAATTAAACGCCATAATTATTCACGTGGACCAATGGGTCATGGATCAGGATACCACCGTGGAGTTGGATCAATGGGTCCAATTGCCCCAAACCGAATCTTTAAATCAAAAAAAATGCCTGGGCATATGGGAGCTGAAAAAGTAACAATTCAAAATTTAGAAATTATTGCAATTGATACAGCAAAAAATGCCATTTTAGTGAAAGGATCAATTCCTGGACCAAAAAAACAATTAGTAGTTGTGAAAGAAAGTATTAAAGGATTAGTACCAAGTCAACCAACAACTTTAATTGAAAGAACACCAATTAAAAATGACACAAAAGAGGTTTTAGTAAAAGAAGAAGTGGTAACACCAGTTGAAACACCAGCTACTCCTGAAGTAGCAGTTGTGGCTGAGTAA
- the rplD gene encoding 50S ribosomal protein L4: MKQQVFDAKGISVKEIVLNDTIWAIEPHKQAMFDAVIAQQSSMRQGTHKTKTRTEVSGGGRKPWRQKGTGRARQGSIRAPQWKGGGIVFGPTPEKNYLKHVNKKVRKLALKSALSLKAQSKDLVVIDQFGIETPSTKSMVEVLNNLKVNNEKVLIVTTDGDEVNVKSSRNIQKVNIISSSGINIYDLLNANKLLVTEAAIKAIEEVLA, from the coding sequence ATGAAACAACAAGTATTTGATGCTAAGGGAATTAGCGTAAAAGAAATCGTTTTAAACGATACAATTTGAGCAATTGAACCACATAAACAAGCAATGTTTGATGCAGTTATTGCTCAGCAATCATCAATGCGTCAAGGAACACACAAAACTAAAACAAGAACTGAAGTGTCAGGTGGAGGAAGAAAACCTTGACGACAAAAAGGGACAGGACGTGCCCGTCAAGGATCAATTCGTGCTCCACAATGAAAAGGTGGGGGAATTGTCTTTGGACCAACACCCGAAAAAAATTATTTAAAACATGTTAACAAAAAAGTAAGAAAATTAGCACTGAAATCAGCTTTAAGTTTAAAAGCACAAAGCAAAGATTTAGTGGTAATTGATCAATTCGGGATTGAAACACCATCAACAAAGAGCATGGTTGAAGTCCTAAATAACTTAAAAGTAAATAATGAAAAAGTGTTAATCGTGACAACTGATGGCGATGAAGTAAACGTTAAGTCATCACGTAACATTCAAAAAGTAAATATAATTAGTTCAAGTGGAATTAATATTTATGATTTATTAAATGCAAATAAATTACTTGTAACAGAAGCAGCTATAAAAGCAATTGAGGAGGTGTTGGCATAA
- the rplP gene encoding 50S ribosomal protein L16, whose protein sequence is MLLPKRTKYRRPHRISYEGKAKGNTTVDFGEYGLQSLDGAWITNRQIEAARIAMTRYMKRWGKVWIRIFPHMAKTKKPLEVRMGSGKGAPEDWVAVVKTGTIMFEVAGVSEEIAREALRLAMHKLPVRCKIVKKGEE, encoded by the coding sequence ATGTTATTACCAAAAAGAACTAAATACCGTCGCCCTCATCGAATTAGTTATGAAGGAAAAGCCAAAGGAAATACAACAGTTGACTTTGGAGAATATGGCCTACAATCACTTGATGGAGCTTGAATTACAAACCGTCAAATTGAAGCAGCTCGTATTGCAATGACACGTTATATGAAACGTTGAGGAAAAGTTTGAATTAGAATTTTTCCCCACATGGCAAAGACTAAAAAACCATTAGAAGTACGGATGGGATCAGGAAAAGGGGCCCCAGAAGATTGAGTAGCAGTAGTTAAAACCGGAACAATTATGTTTGAAGTAGCAGGTGTTTCGGAAGAAATTGCTCGTGAAGCTTTACGTTTGGCAATGCATAAGTTACCAGTGAGATGTAAAATTGTTAAAAAAGGAGAAGAATAA